The genomic DNA CGAAGACAAAACTCGTTCCGGCAACGGTCGCCTGCTCAACCGCAAGCGCAAATTTGTTGAGTCCCAGAAAGATGTGCTCAAAGACAGGAACCTTGAGCATGACAAGCGCCAGTCCTACCTGAATGGCAAGTCCGACCGCCACGCCGAGCGGTTTGACCTTGCGCCGCTTTTCACTGACCGCCCAGGCCAGCCCAACCAATACCAACAATCCGAACGCGCTTTGCAGCATGCCTCTCCTCCGGTTATTCAGGAAAACGGGTTTACCGTCTCCGGCGGTTTGTTGCAAGAGGCTGATTATCCGTCATGTCCCACTCTGCCGCCGGGGAGGCGCGGCATGAGCGGCAGCAAGGCCAGCAACAGGACGCCCTGAATGAAAAACCCCACATGAAACAATCCGGCATCCCCCATATGACCGAGAAAAGCAGGAGCAATGCCGAGGCCGACAATCGCGTTGAGCGGACCGATCAGCGCTACGGCAACGCTGCGGTGCTCGGGCGGCAGCACAAGCGACAGCATGGTGAACCCGGGTGCAAAGATGAACACGGAAAAAACGGGTTGCAGCACAACCATGGCGACCAGCGCCGTCCCGGAGGTCAGGCCGAGGACAACCAGAGCCGAACCGTTGAGCACCAGATACATGATGACAGCGGCACGCGCACCCCACCGGTCAGTCACCCAGCCGGCGAAAAAGGGACCAAAAACGGCCATTATGCGGGATATGGACAAAAGCTGATTGGCCTGTTCGCGCGTGTAGCCATGAACATCGGCAAGATACAGCGGCAGCATGGTATATGGGCCGATCGACGCTCCCACGGCAAGGCACATGCAGAGGGAAAGCACCCAGAAGACCGGGCGCTTGACGATCTGTACCACTACCAATGGTCCCGGCACCATACCGGGCAACTCTCCCCCGCGTCCACGGGCAAGAAAAAGCAGGCCGAGAATGATCTGCACACCGCCGATCAACCAGAGCGTTGCCTGCCACTCGAACGCGAGCAGCACGGCCTCGGCAAAAAGAGGCGCAACCACGAACGCCGTATTCGGAGCCAGTTCATGCACGGCCATGGCCGTTCCCCAGTCCTGCTTGCGGACAAGCGAAGTCACCGTGGCGATCCCGGAAGGCAGATACACGCCGACTGCGGTGCCCAGCACCAAAAGCGAACAGGCCAGAGTTGCATAGCTCCCCACAAAGGGCACCGCCATGACGGACGTTCCCACCAGAAGAGCGGACAACCCCACGGTCCGGCGATGATTCAGGGAACGGGAGATGAAGCCGTTCAACAGCAATCCCGTGGCATTGCCCACGGCCAGCATGAGAAACAGGTTTCCGGCCCCGGCAAACGAAAAACCGAGCTCCGCCTGCATGAGCGGCATGATCGGCGCAAACACCATGCGAGACATGAAATTACAGAAAAAAATGGATACCACGAACAGGACGGCAGGCAATGCCGCCCGAAATGGCAGGTCGTTTCTTTGCGTGTCCGGCATACTCTCCCCGGTATTGAACTAAGCCGGACACCCCGCAACAGCAAGAAAAAATAACCTATTCACGGCACATTTCTAATAGCCCAGACTTGACCCATCTACGCGAAGCCGATACGTATTTACATTACCGAGGGCGTGTTTTCACACCTCGCTGAACACAGAATCCATATGCACCTTTCCCTGTCCAAGGTGCCCACTGTTACTCTGGTGTTTTTTAGATCACGATCATGAGTTCAAGGAGAATAAGCATGGATGTTGAATTGGCAAAACCCTTTATCAAAGCAGCCGTTGACGTGCTGTCCACCATGGCTTTCATCAAGCCTCAGGTAGGCAAGCCGTACGTCAAGAAGAACAGTGTAGCCGCGGGAGATGTCTCCGGCGTTGTCGGCATAACCGGCGAAAAAAACGGCAGCGTATCCCTTTCATTCTCCAAAGGCTGTGCAGTCGCCATTGTCAAGAACATGCTGGGTGACGAAATCGACGACATCATGCAGGACGTCAAAGACGCCGTGGGCGAATTGACAAACATGATCTCAGGTCAAGCCCGAGCCGGTCTGGCCGAAAAAGGCCTGATCTTTCAGGGTGCGACGCCTTCCGTTGTCATGGGAGACGGGCACACTATTTCCCATATGGCCAAATCGCCGATCATGGCCATCCCCTTCTCGACACCTGACGGAGACTTCACCATCGAATTCTGCTTTGACTAGGCTATCGGCGCACCGCAACTGTGGAGAAAAAAATGGCGACACTTGATGACTTCCGGAACAAGGAATTCCTTGACCAGATTACCATACTGAACGAAATCTCCGGCAACAAAGACCCCGATGCTCTCGCAGGTCTGGTGGAACTGCTCAAGAACCCCATAGGCGACACATCAATCGACTACATGGTGGTCAACGCACTCAATGCCGTGCTGTCCAGCAATGAAGACAAAGTCGTTGCCGGATTGACCGACAGTCACGACGGCTACCGCATCCTGTGCATCCGGGTAGCGGGTGAACACGGTTTCAAAAACGCAGCAGCCCCGCTGTCTGACATCGCGCTGACCGAAACCGACCCTGACCGGCTCATGGAAATACTCATTTCCCTGGCACGCATTGCCGACCCGGCGGCCATGGTCGTATTCCGCAAATACCTCGAACACGACGACCCGTTCATCAAGTCGTCCTGCATCGAGGCTCTGGGCAAACTCGCTGACGTTGAATCCATCGACTATTTCAAGAAACTTATTGAGGAAAGTGAAGCCCCGGACCGCTATGAGGTCTGTGACATCACTACATGGAAAGCCGTTGAAGCGCTTTCCTCGTTCGACAGCGGTGAAACCGTCGCATTTCTGGTGGAAAAGCTTCACCACAAGAACCCCACGGTCCGCCGCATCATCACGGACGCGCTCATTTCCATCGGCTCCCCATGCATTCCCATGCTGCTCGAAGCCTTTGAAAAGGGCGACATAGACAACCGTATCCTGACTGCCAACGTGCTCGGTTTTCTGCAGGACCGCTCCGGTGCCGACGGACTCGTCGCCGCCTTTGACAAGGGGCTGGCCGAAGAAGCCAACGTTCGCTACGCCGTCTATGAAGCCCTTGGCCGCATAGGCACCATGAAGGGTATCATCTGCCTGGTCGACGGGCTTTCCGAAACAGACGAACTCACGCTCATGGCTGTCATCGGCGGTCTGGAGAAGCACGTCAATCCCGGCATGATCTCGACCCTGACCGACAAGCTCATTCAGGCCGACGAACAGAGCGACCGCCTTGCCAAGGCGATCACCTCTTCCCGCGCCACCAAGATATTCGACGCGCTTTACGAAACAGCCGGAGCAGGCGATGCCCTCATCGAGTCTCTGGCCCAGTCCAGAGACCCGGAAATCATCGAGGACTTCCGCGCCCTGCTGACCGAGATCGGCGGAAGCCGAGCCGAAGAAGACATGGCAAAACT from uncultured Pseudodesulfovibrio sp. includes the following:
- a CDS encoding chemotaxis protein CheX — encoded protein: MDVELAKPFIKAAVDVLSTMAFIKPQVGKPYVKKNSVAAGDVSGVVGITGEKNGSVSLSFSKGCAVAIVKNMLGDEIDDIMQDVKDAVGELTNMISGQARAGLAEKGLIFQGATPSVVMGDGHTISHMAKSPIMAIPFSTPDGDFTIEFCFD
- a CDS encoding MFS transporter; amino-acid sequence: MPDTQRNDLPFRAALPAVLFVVSIFFCNFMSRMVFAPIMPLMQAELGFSFAGAGNLFLMLAVGNATGLLLNGFISRSLNHRRTVGLSALLVGTSVMAVPFVGSYATLACSLLVLGTAVGVYLPSGIATVTSLVRKQDWGTAMAVHELAPNTAFVVAPLFAEAVLLAFEWQATLWLIGGVQIILGLLFLARGRGGELPGMVPGPLVVVQIVKRPVFWVLSLCMCLAVGASIGPYTMLPLYLADVHGYTREQANQLLSISRIMAVFGPFFAGWVTDRWGARAAVIMYLVLNGSALVVLGLTSGTALVAMVVLQPVFSVFIFAPGFTMLSLVLPPEHRSVAVALIGPLNAIVGLGIAPAFLGHMGDAGLFHVGFFIQGVLLLALLPLMPRLPGGRVGHDG